The Takifugu rubripes chromosome 7, fTakRub1.2, whole genome shotgun sequence genome has a segment encoding these proteins:
- the hamp gene encoding hepcidin-1 — MKASSIAVAVTLVLAFICILGSSASPFTRVQELEEAESKDTPVVAHQEMSMDSWMMPNHSRQKRQSHLSLCTLCCNCCKGNKGCGFCCRF, encoded by the exons ATGAAGGCATCCAGCATTGCAGTTGCAGTGACACTCGTGCTCGCCTTTATTTGCATTCTGGGGAGCTCTGCCAGCCCATTCACCAGG GTGCAGGAgttggaggaggcagagagcaaagacactccagtTGTGGCACATCAAGAAATGTCAATGGACTCGTGGATG ATGCCGAATCACAGCAGGCAGAAGCGTCAGAGTCACCTCTCCTTGTGCACCTTGTGCTGCAACTGCTGCAAGGGCAACAAAGGCTGcgggttctgctgcaggttctga